Proteins encoded within one genomic window of Paenibacillus rhizovicinus:
- a CDS encoding DUF1257 domain-containing protein produces the protein MSHFKAFACKVDSVEFVKKALQEMNLGYKENCQIEDWAHQKRNVVLGVVKDGKLVPLGFAQEEGELKLYADWFMTGFSEKQFTEKVAQLHDKHKAIDVCEQNGWSVDMDSLTTNEAGEIEFLATSWA, from the coding sequence ATGTCTCATTTCAAAGCATTCGCATGTAAGGTTGATTCCGTGGAGTTCGTCAAGAAAGCTCTGCAAGAAATGAATCTCGGCTACAAGGAGAACTGCCAGATCGAGGACTGGGCGCATCAAAAACGCAACGTCGTTCTCGGCGTCGTAAAAGATGGCAAGCTGGTACCGCTCGGCTTTGCTCAAGAAGAAGGCGAGCTGAAACTGTACGCCGATTGGTTCATGACCGGCTTCTCCGAGAAGCAATTCACGGAAAAAGTGGCGCAGCTGCATGACAAGCACAAAGCGATCGACGTTTGCGAACAAAACGGATGGAGCGTGGATATGGATTCCCTGACCACGAATGAAGCCGGCGAGATCGAGTTCCTGGCTACGAGCTGGGCGTAA
- a CDS encoding DUF2997 domain-containing protein produces the protein MEQQQVKFTIGKAGGIKFEAMNVQGQACTVVTRDIELHLSRTNAVVSEGKKPEFYEDGPNTEVFNSLND, from the coding sequence ATGGAACAACAACAAGTGAAGTTTACGATCGGCAAAGCCGGCGGTATCAAATTCGAAGCAATGAACGTGCAAGGTCAAGCCTGCACTGTCGTCACTCGTGACATCGAGCTGCACCTTTCCCGCACCAATGCGGTCGTTTCTGAAGGCAAGAAGCCGGAGTTCTATGAGGACGGCCCGAACACTGAAGTGTTCAACAGCCTGAACGACTAA